In Flagellatimonas centrodinii, a single window of DNA contains:
- a CDS encoding HlyC/CorC family transporter: MNDIPLSALFALLLVLLLLSAFFSSSETGLMTLNRYRLRHRAKQGDRGARLAWSLLQRPDRLIGTILLGNNFINVLAASVATVIGLRLFGDDGIAIATGALTLLLLIFGEVTPKTMAALHPERIAFPAAYVLWPLQRLLYPLVYAVNLVSNAILRGFGVSPEDAAEHNISSEELRTIVAEAGAMIPQRHQKMLLSILDLEKATVEDIMVPRNEILGIDLSEPWGDIRSSIIESEHTRLPLYDGSIDQLKGVLHLRRVVRLAADNQLDANSLMSLAREPYFIPEGTPLNQQLLNFQNQKRRIGFVVDEYGDIQGLVTLEDILEEVVGEFTSDPATRLKNVYADDDGSFRVAGNVTLRSLNRNLGWKLPISGPKTVNGLLLEQLESIPQTGKKARIAGYEFEIIEARSNAVKAVRIRPAT, encoded by the coding sequence TTGAACGACATTCCGTTATCGGCGCTGTTCGCGCTTCTGCTGGTCCTTCTGCTGTTGTCGGCATTTTTCTCCAGCTCCGAGACGGGGCTGATGACGCTCAACCGCTATCGGCTGCGCCACCGCGCGAAACAGGGTGATCGCGGCGCGCGGCTGGCCTGGTCCCTACTGCAAAGACCGGACCGTCTGATCGGCACCATTCTGCTCGGCAACAACTTCATCAATGTGCTGGCGGCATCGGTGGCAACGGTGATCGGTCTGCGACTGTTCGGCGATGACGGTATCGCGATCGCCACTGGCGCCCTGACCCTGTTACTCCTGATCTTCGGCGAGGTCACGCCGAAGACCATGGCGGCGCTGCACCCCGAGCGCATCGCCTTCCCGGCCGCCTACGTGTTGTGGCCACTACAGCGGCTGCTCTACCCGCTGGTGTACGCCGTCAACCTGGTCAGCAACGCCATCCTGCGGGGGTTCGGCGTCTCTCCCGAAGATGCGGCGGAGCACAACATCAGCTCCGAGGAGCTGCGCACCATCGTCGCCGAAGCCGGCGCCATGATTCCCCAGCGCCACCAAAAGATGCTGTTGTCGATTCTCGACCTGGAAAAGGCGACCGTGGAGGACATCATGGTGCCCCGCAACGAGATTCTGGGCATCGATCTGTCCGAGCCGTGGGGTGATATCCGCAGCTCAATCATCGAGAGCGAGCATACCCGCCTGCCCTTGTACGACGGCTCAATCGACCAGCTCAAGGGGGTGCTTCACCTGCGCCGCGTGGTGCGGCTGGCTGCCGACAACCAACTCGACGCCAACAGCTTGATGTCCTTGGCGCGGGAGCCCTACTTCATCCCCGAGGGGACTCCCCTCAACCAGCAATTGCTGAACTTTCAGAATCAGAAGCGCCGGATTGGCTTCGTCGTCGACGAGTACGGCGACATTCAGGGGCTGGTAACCCTGGAGGACATCCTCGAGGAGGTCGTCGGAGAGTTCACTTCAGATCCTGCCACCCGCCTGAAGAATGTCTACGCGGACGACGATGGCAGCTTTCGGGTGGCGGGCAATGTCACCCTGCGCAGCCTCAATCGCAATCTGGGCTGGAAGCTGCCGATCAGCGGCCCGAAGACGGTCAACGGGCTGCTGCTGGAGCAGTTGGAGAGCATTCCCCAGACCGGCAAGAAGGCGCGCATTGCCGGCTATGAGTTCGAGATCATCGAGGCGCGCTCGAACGCGGTGAAGGCGGTTCGCATCCGCCCGGCAACCTGA